Proteins from a genomic interval of Chionomys nivalis chromosome 7, mChiNiv1.1, whole genome shotgun sequence:
- the LOC130878269 gene encoding olfactory receptor 1361-like → MDGDNQTTVTEFLLLGLSEESEQEDVVFGMFLGMYMVTISGNLLIILAVICDPHLHTPMYFFLANLSSVDICFSSVTVPKALVSHMVGNKSIFYAECMIQIYFLITFVTLDNFLLSVMAYDRYVAICHPLHYTLIMRPRFCVLLVAISWVIANLNALLHTLLMVRLTFCSHNAVPHFFCDPYLVLKLSCSDTFINNVTIFTEGGMTFITPFVCIVVSYAYICSKVLKMPSAQGIRKAMSTCGSHLTVVCFFYGAILGIYLHPSSSYSLQDAVASVIFTVVTPMVNPFIYSLRNRDIKGALRKIILRS, encoded by the coding sequence ATGGATGGTGACAATCAGACGACAGTCACAGAATTCCTCCTCCTGGGACTCTCTGAAGAGTCAGAACAAGAAGACGTTGTCTTTGGAATGTTCTTGGGGATGTACATGGTCACCATCTCTGGGAACCTTCTCATCATCCTGGCTGTCATCTGTGACCCTCAtctccacacacccatgtacttcttctTGGCCAACCTCTCCAGTGTCGACATCTGTTTTTCCTCAGTCACTGTCCCCAAGGCTCTGGTGAGTCACATGGTAGGAAACAAGTCCATCTTTTACGCAGAGTGTATGATCCAGATCTACTTCTTGATCACATTCGTCACCTTGGACAATTTTCTCCTGAGTGTGatggcctatgatcgctatgtGGCCATTTGTCACCCACTCCACTACACTCTGATAATGAGGCCCAGATTCTGTGTCCTCCTGGTGGCCATATCATGGGTCATCGCAAATCTGAATGCTCTCTTACACACTCTCCTCATGGTTCGACTCACCTTCTGTTCCCACAATGCAGTGCCCCACTTCTTCTGTGATCCCTACCTTGTCCTTAAACTCTCTTGTTCTGATACCTTTATCAATAATGTCACAATCTTCACTGAAGGTGGAATGACATTTATAACACCATTTGTATGCATTGTTGTTTCCTATGCCTACATCTGCTCTAAGGTCTTGAAGATGCCCTCAGCCCAGGGGATAAGAAAAGCCATGTCCACTTGTGGTTCCCACCTCACTGTGGTCTGTTTTTTCTACGGGGCAATCCTAGGAATTTATTTGCACCCTTCTTCCTCCTATTCACTACAGGATGCAGTGGCCTCTGTCATCTTCACAGTGGTGACTCCTATGGTCAACCCCTTCATCTATAGCCTGAGGAATCGTGACATCAAAGGAGCCCTAAGGAAGATAATTCTCAGGTCCTAG